One stretch of Sporosarcina luteola DNA includes these proteins:
- a CDS encoding NADPH-dependent FMN reductase, with protein sequence MVKVALISGSLRKESFSTKIAKSVGELFPEGYETQLVEIGNLPLYNEDIDTESNVPEEYTTFRNAIKESDAVLFVTPEYNRSISGALKNALDVGSRPYGQSAWDGKPAAVISQSIGNLSGFGANHHLRQSLVFLNMPVVQQPEAYLANSPELFDENGKLNEGTAEFLQTFVDAFIDLINRHNR encoded by the coding sequence ATGGTTAAAGTCGCATTGATCAGTGGTAGTTTACGAAAGGAATCGTTCTCAACAAAAATTGCTAAAAGTGTAGGAGAGTTATTTCCTGAGGGCTATGAAACTCAACTCGTAGAAATCGGAAATCTTCCACTCTATAACGAAGATATTGATACAGAAAGCAATGTTCCTGAAGAGTACACGACATTCCGAAACGCCATTAAAGAAAGTGATGCTGTACTTTTTGTAACACCTGAGTATAACCGTTCAATCTCTGGAGCATTGAAAAATGCGTTAGATGTGGGATCACGTCCTTATGGGCAAAGTGCTTGGGATGGCAAGCCAGCAGCAGTCATTAGCCAGTCTATTGGTAATTTAAGTGGATTTGGCGCGAACCATCATTTACGTCAAAGCCTTGTATTTTTAAATATGCCAGTCGTGCAACAGCCTGAAGCGTACCTTGCAAACTCTCCAGAGTTATTCGATGAGAATGGAAAGTTGAATGAAGGGACTGCAGAGTTCTTACAGACCTTCGTAGATGCTTTCATTGATTTAATTAATCGACACAATCGATAA